A window of Leptolyngbya sp. FACHB-261 genomic DNA:
GAGCCGCTCAGAAGACATTTCATTAATTTCTTCCCCTAGCACCTCGACACTGCCGCTAGTAGGAGTGAGAATGCCTGCCAGGATCGACAGTAGCGTCGTTTTGCCCGAGCCTGAAGGCCCCATTAATAGGACAATTTGACCAGCATCAATATTAAGGTCCACGCCCTGCACTGCCCGGATCGTCTCAGAACCACTGCCATAAGTCATAAAGACCCGGCTGGTAGAGATGACTTCAACGGGCTCCTTCAGACGTGGGACTGAGGTGGCCTGGATTAACGTGGTCATGGCGCGGCGATCCTAAAAGGTTGGGAATAAATGTTAGGGAACAACGGAAAAATCAGGGCCTTAATATAAGTTTATCTTGTTCCTCTACCTAAAGAAGTAAGGGAATGATGCAGAACACAAGCCTAGGAGCTAGTAGTTTTAGAAGTTGCTGTGAACCAGGCCTCTAACTGCTTTTTTCCTCTACTTTTCCAAGGTACTTAGAAAGTTGGCGCAGGTCACGGGGGGTTTGTGACACTTGGCTTTCCGGTTTAGGAAAACCACCGACTCACTAACGGATCATGCTATTCACAATGACGGAAAAGTGTCTGGCGTAACATCACCTTAGTGGGCGATCTTATCGTTTATGCAGTCCTACTGAGGTTTTGGAACCAGCCTGTTGCAGTAGCCCGTTCAAAGGATTGCGAGCATAACATCAGTCAGGAATCTCTAGTAAATCTCTGTTTGGAGGGTTGTCTATTTTGTCTTTTGCAGTAGAGCTTCAATGACAAAGACGCTGAACCAAATAGTAGAGTTCCACTAACCGGGATGGCCACGGACAAGACGTTTGTTAAGGGCGGTGTAGCGCTCACTGTCTTTAACCTGGCGGACTGCCATACCAATCGCCTTACGGGTACCGACCAGTACAGCTAGACGTCGGGCTCGGGTTAGCCCGGTATAGAGCAAGTTACGGCTGAGCATCGTGTAGTGCTGTGTATGAATCGGCAAAATTACGACCGGACACTCACTCCCCTGCGCTTTATGAATGGTGATTGCCCAGGCCAAAGTCAGGGTATTGAGGTCAGCACTGTCATAAGTCACCAGCCGTTTGCCAAAACGGACCGTGACCTCCTGCTCTTCAAGATCAATGGCGGCAATGATGCCGAGATCGCCGTTAAACACCTCGCGGTCGTAGTCGTTGACCTGCTGGATGACACGGTCGCCCACCCTGAGAGTCAGCCCTCCTCGTTGCACCTCAGCCCGTCCTGGACCCGCAGGGTTAAGCTGCGCTTGCAGCACCTGATTAAGGTTGCGCGTACCCACCTGCCCTCGGATCATGGGCGACAGTACCTGCACATCCTGATTAGGAATAAAGCCCAAGTCGGGGATCAAGTGCTGCAACACGTCCTGAATACCCTGCACAACGTGCTCAGGTTCATTAGCCTGCAAAAATAGGCAATCGGAGCTGGGCTGCGCCCGAATCGGTTCAAGCTCAGGATAATTGCCCTGGTTAATCTGGTGGGCATTAGTAATGATGCGGCTACTGGCAGCTTGACGAAAGACGGCGGTGAGGCGAACGACTGGCAATTGCTCAGAGGCAATCAGATCTTGCAGAACCTTGCCAGGGCCAACGCTGGGCAGTTGATCAATATCGCCGACCAGCAGCAACTGAGCGTCCAAAGCAATCGCCCGGACCAGAGCGTAGGCCAGAGGCAGATCAAGCATGGACGCTTCATCGATTACGAGGGCATCAGCCTCGATTGGGTTCTCCCGTCCCCGCTTGAAGTCAGCGGTTCGAGGATCGAATTCGAGCAGACGATGTAAGGTTTTGGCCTCCTGCCCGGTCACCTCAGCCAAACGTTGAGCCGCTCTACCTGTAGGAGAAGCTAAGGCCAGTTTGCGTCCCATCGCCTTCCACAGAGCAACGATTGTGCGGGTGGTAGTGGTCTTACCAGTCCCAGGACCGCCGGTCAGGATCAGAACCCGACTGGAGGCTGCCAGCTCGACCGCCTGACGCTGCTGTTCGCTGAGCTGGATTTGATACTTGGCGGTGAAGCGGTCGAGCCAGTTCTGGACCCTTTGACTATCGACACTCAGAGGTAGCGCTGCCCACTGACGTAGTCGGTTCGCCAGGTTTTGCTCGGCGTGGTAAAGCGAAGGGCGGTAGCACACCATTTCGCCTTCTAGCCCCTGCATGACCAGCTCATCGCCAATCGCCATTTCGTAGAGCAAGGCTTTGATCGCCTCAGCATCGGGCGTAAAGTCCTTGAGGGACAGCAGGGCAATACCGCGCTCCACTAACTCGGCAATGGGCAGATAGCAGTGTCCCTCTTCTGTAGCGGTAGCGAGGACGTGGACCAGACCAGCGCGGTAGCGGTGCTGGGAGTCGGGGGCAATGCCTAGATTACGAGCAATGGTATCAGCAGTGATAAAGCCGATTCCCCAGATATCTTGAGCCAATCGATAAGGGTTCTGGCTGACGACAGTAATCGCCTCATCGCGGTAGGTCTTGTAAATCTTGACGGCATGGGTTGTTGAAACGCCGTGCCCCTGCAGAAAGACCATCACTTCCTTGATAATCTTTTGCTCTTCCCAAGCACTGGCGATCATCCGAACGCGTTTTCTGCCAACTCCCGGTGCTTCCCCTAGGCGTTGGATATCATTTTCAATGATTTCTAAAGTCTGTAGGCCAAAATGCGCAACGATTCGCTTGGCAGTGACTGGACCAACCCCCTTGATCAGCCCAGAGCCCAGATACTTCTCGATGCCGGTTAGAGTTGCTGGTTTAGTTTCCCGATACTGATTGACCTGAAATTGCGGTCCGAACTTGGGATGGTCTCGCCACTGGCCCTGCAACTGCAGAGTCTGTCCTGCCTGGATATTAGGAAAATTGCCAACGATGGTGGTCAGCTCACGCACGCCCCGGACTTGTAAGCGAGCCACCGTGTAACCATTCTCAGCACTATGGTAAGTCAGGCGCTCAACCACACCCTGTAGAACTTCGAGCGGCTGAGTTCTTACCTCGGGGCTGGGGGCGGCGCTAGACTCAGGCTCGGTCCTGTATGAGGCCATCGTCAGGCAAGGTCAGGAAAATCAGTTAAGGCAGTACCTCAACTCCAGGTTAACCTCTGCAAGGTCAGCTAATCTAAGGCTCAAAATTTGGGGCTCGAAGGCGAGAGATAGCCTGAGCTAATCTGAACACAGCGCTAACCCAGATTAATCGACCATGAGTGCTGTCAAATCCTCAGAACGCTCAAAAAGTACAGCCTATGCTCTATGGTGTTTAGGGTTTATTGGGCTATCGGGATTCCATCGGGTTTATACCGGCAAGTATCTAAGTGGAACAATCTGGCTTCTGACTTGGGGTGTATTTGGACTGGGTCACTTAGTCGATCTGCTGCTGGTTCCCGGTATGGTCGACGAATACAACCTCAAACAGCGCCTGCTCTATGGCTCAATGACAGCTCCTCGGGAGCTAGTACTACGGCCTGGTGAACAGGCAACCTACCAGCTCCAAACGGATCCGGAAGCAGAGCATAACCGCTTAGTGCAACAGTTGCTGGCTGTTGCGCAGCAAAAGAGCGGCATGATCACAGTCACTCAAGGCGTTCTTGCCACTGGCAAAAGTTTCAGAGAAGTTGAGGCTGCCCTCAAACGCCTACACGCTGAAGGCTATGCAGCCATTACCAACCACCCAGTCAGTGGGGCAGTGGTGTATCAGTTTGATGAGCTGATTGAGTAGGGGCTAGTCCCCCAAAACGCTCTGCATCATCTGCACAAACAAGTGCACAAACAAAGCGCCCAACAGCTAATCATGCTGTGGGCGCTCCTATGTGACCTGGAGGAATGCTTTAAACGGGCTGGCTACTTCTTCTTACCGTTGCTGCTAGCTTTTTCTTCGGTGCGAGCATAATCATCCTGGAAGCGAATGATGTCATCTTCGCCCAGATATTCACCATTCTGAACCTCAATGAGGACCAGGGGGATCACGCCAGGGTTCTCCAGGCGGTGGTTGGTGCAGGGGGGAACATAGGTCGACTGGTTGTGACCCAGTAAGGTCTCTTGATCACCACAGACAACCCGGGCGGTTCCAGAAACCACAATCCAGTGCTCACTGCGGTGGTGGTGCATCTGGAGACTAAGACGGTGACCGGGCTTGACCTCGATCCGCTTGATCTTGTAGGCTCGGGCTTCTTCTAGGATCGTGAAGGAGCCCCAGGGACGCAACTCAGTTGCGGCCTTGGCTGAAGTCACCGATACTGCAGCAATCGGCGGCATTTCTTGAGCTTGGGCCATGACGTTATCTCCCGTTCCGACGAGGGATAACATAACAGATGGATTCTGAGCTGACCTCCGCATAGACGTCCAACTCCATCAATTCACGCGAATTCTTCATGTTCTGACCTGCAACTTCAGAGCAGCTTAATGTTGATCTTCTTCTGAGTCTTCTGGTTCGAATTGCGGTGAGTTCTTTGGTTAATCCAACTTGTGATGTCCTCATTGCGGGGGGCGGTATCGTGGGTCTGGCCACCGCCGTTGAACTGGCCCTGCGCGGGGCTCAAGTCACGGTGTTGGAACGGGGGCAATGTGCGCGGGCCGCTTCTTGGGCGGCGGCAGGCATGCTGGCACCTCAGGCAGAAGCATTACCCTCTGGCCCCTTGCTCGAGCTGGCCCTGCGTAGCCTGAGTTTGTATGCGGATTGGACAGCCAAACTCGAGACACTGACTGGCCTCAATACCGGTTACTGGCCCTGCGGCATTTTGGTTCCGCTGCTGGCTGAGCATCAAAACCAACTATCCTGCCAAGAACGGCCTCAAGATTGGTTGAGCGCTGATGCGATTCACCAGTTACAGCCTGGTCTGAGCGCTCAAGTTATCGGTGGTCGCTGGTTAGCGCAAGAGGGACAGGTAGACAATCGCCTCCTAGCTCAAGTATTGCTCGCGGCAGCTCTGCAACTGGGTGTTGACGTCCGAGAGCAAGTTGAGCTTGAACAGTTTCAGAGTGATGGTGATCAGGTTAGGCAGCTGCTCACCACAGCAGGAGAATTTCGAGCTGACCATTACGTGCTGGCAACTGGAGCCTGGAGTTATGAGCTACTTAAGCTTCCGGTGACCCCACGCAAGGGCCAAATGCTTGCCTTGCAAGCGCCAGAGCCGCCCTTTAAACGCGTTCTCTACGGGGAGGACATTTATCTGGTGCCTCGGCAAGATGGACGGGTTGTGGTCGGGGCAACCAACGAAGCGGTTGGTTTTACAAAAGGCAACACAGTTGCAGGCATTTCTGCCCTGTTGAAGGGCGCCACTACTCTGTTTCCAGCACTGGCAGAGCTGACAATCGCTGAGTTGTGGTGGGGGTTTCGACCCGCTACGCCCGACGAAGCACCGATTTTGGGACCTAGCCCTTGGCAAAATCTTGTGCTAGCAACCGGACACTACCGCAACGGCATCCTATTAGCGCCGATCACAGCTCAGCTCATTGCCGATTTTTTGCAAACAGAAGCTGTTGACCCCTTGCTCTCCGCTTTCCGTTGGGATCGTTTTTAAGCAGATTTTTCAGCTCATTTCGCAGCAAAGCGTGAATAAAGTTTGGGATTACGCGATTGCCTTAGAGAAGCTAGGCTAGAATCTGAAAATTAGGCTTTACAAAAAGACATAAAGGGTCAAATGGCAGTCACTTACCCCCGCAAGCTGCGCAACCAACTTGGCGCTCGCGACATCCTGAGCCAGGTTGTACGCGACCGAGAAATCCACCTGATTACCCTCAATCGCTATCGCTATAACGAGCAGCGCTCCTGTAAAGATTTAACAGATCTGATCGAAACCCTTAATGGTCAGCCCCGTGAACTGGTTCGCGACCTGTCGCATCACGTGGCTGATGAAGCTCGCCATGCTATGTGGCTCACAGATCTGTTGTACGAACTGAATTTCGACATTGGGACTCCCCCTGGCTCATCCTACATTGATGAATTCGAGCGTTTAATCGACCGAAATCTGAGCTTGGAAGACGGGATCATTGAAGCGTTAGCAGCGATCAATGTGACCGAAAAGCGGGGCTGTGAGTATTTCTCTGCTCACATCAAAGCCCTCAAAGATGCGCCTC
This region includes:
- a CDS encoding cupin domain-containing protein is translated as MPPIAAVSVTSAKAATELRPWGSFTILEEARAYKIKRIEVKPGHRLSLQMHHHRSEHWIVVSGTARVVCGDQETLLGHNQSTYVPPCTNHRLENPGVIPLVLIEVQNGEYLGEDDIIRFQDDYARTEEKASSNGKKK
- a CDS encoding NINE protein, which translates into the protein MSAVKSSERSKSTAYALWCLGFIGLSGFHRVYTGKYLSGTIWLLTWGVFGLGHLVDLLLVPGMVDEYNLKQRLLYGSMTAPRELVLRPGEQATYQLQTDPEAEHNRLVQQLLAVAQQKSGMITVTQGVLATGKSFREVEAALKRLHAEGYAAITNHPVSGAVVYQFDELIE
- a CDS encoding ATP-dependent RecD-like DNA helicase, with the protein product MASYRTEPESSAAPSPEVRTQPLEVLQGVVERLTYHSAENGYTVARLQVRGVRELTTIVGNFPNIQAGQTLQLQGQWRDHPKFGPQFQVNQYRETKPATLTGIEKYLGSGLIKGVGPVTAKRIVAHFGLQTLEIIENDIQRLGEAPGVGRKRVRMIASAWEEQKIIKEVMVFLQGHGVSTTHAVKIYKTYRDEAITVVSQNPYRLAQDIWGIGFITADTIARNLGIAPDSQHRYRAGLVHVLATATEEGHCYLPIAELVERGIALLSLKDFTPDAEAIKALLYEMAIGDELVMQGLEGEMVCYRPSLYHAEQNLANRLRQWAALPLSVDSQRVQNWLDRFTAKYQIQLSEQQRQAVELAASSRVLILTGGPGTGKTTTTRTIVALWKAMGRKLALASPTGRAAQRLAEVTGQEAKTLHRLLEFDPRTADFKRGRENPIEADALVIDEASMLDLPLAYALVRAIALDAQLLLVGDIDQLPSVGPGKVLQDLIASEQLPVVRLTAVFRQAASSRIITNAHQINQGNYPELEPIRAQPSSDCLFLQANEPEHVVQGIQDVLQHLIPDLGFIPNQDVQVLSPMIRGQVGTRNLNQVLQAQLNPAGPGRAEVQRGGLTLRVGDRVIQQVNDYDREVFNGDLGIIAAIDLEEQEVTVRFGKRLVTYDSADLNTLTLAWAITIHKAQGSECPVVILPIHTQHYTMLSRNLLYTGLTRARRLAVLVGTRKAIGMAVRQVKDSERYTALNKRLVRGHPG
- the thiO gene encoding glycine oxidase ThiO, whose translation is MSSLVNPTCDVLIAGGGIVGLATAVELALRGAQVTVLERGQCARAASWAAAGMLAPQAEALPSGPLLELALRSLSLYADWTAKLETLTGLNTGYWPCGILVPLLAEHQNQLSCQERPQDWLSADAIHQLQPGLSAQVIGGRWLAQEGQVDNRLLAQVLLAAALQLGVDVREQVELEQFQSDGDQVRQLLTTAGEFRADHYVLATGAWSYELLKLPVTPRKGQMLALQAPEPPFKRVLYGEDIYLVPRQDGRVVVGATNEAVGFTKGNTVAGISALLKGATTLFPALAELTIAELWWGFRPATPDEAPILGPSPWQNLVLATGHYRNGILLAPITAQLIADFLQTEAVDPLLSAFRWDRF